A window of the Brassica napus cultivar Da-Ae chromosome A2, Da-Ae, whole genome shotgun sequence genome harbors these coding sequences:
- the LOC106396310 gene encoding uncharacterized protein LOC106396310 isoform X1, whose translation MLMIHRKERSDSTLQAFLSAWELEAAMDFVRHESSILHHVHKNSVIHGFIPAAHANQYGASLRTGTIFKVDRFEVGQCTNIYKITDYPFVIRYIPTTTVDEVLTAAPVINLHKFMLRKFDHLQAFANTNLELPALVHILLHKSTKNNPLHLYTRLRFFFIFCRCCMPNTVSKVPLLTTSLQLLQLWSVFSLTRNLYLNFPHDQVLR comes from the exons ATGCTGATGATTCATAGAAAAGAACGATCAGATTCGACGCTACAAGCTTTTCTCTCAG CTTGGGAGTTGGAAGCTGCTATGGACTTTGTACGTCATGAGAGCTCCATTCTTCATCATGTACACAAG AATTCCGTTATTCATGGGTTTATCCCTGCTGCTCATGCCAATCAGTACGGTGCTTCTCTACGAACCGGTACGATCTTCAAAGTTGATCGGTTTGAAGTCGGGCAATGCACCAATATATACAAGATTACGGATTATCCTTTTGTTATTCGTTACATCCCCACAACCACTGTTGATGAAGTCCTCACCGCTGCCCCTGTCATTAACCTTCATAAGTTCATGCTGAGAAAGTTCGACCACCTCCAAGCTTTCGCAAACACTAACTTAGAACTTCCGGCATTGGTTCATATTTTGCTTCACAAGTCTACAAAAAACAATCCCCTACATTTATATACGCgtctgagatttttttttattttttgtagatgTTGTATGCCAAATACGGTGTCCAAGGTTCCGCTCTTAACAACGTCACTGCAACTACTCCAGCTGTGGTCTGTTTTCTCATTGACCC GTAACCTCTATCTGAACTTCCCTCATGACCAAGTTCTACGTTGA
- the LOC106396310 gene encoding uncharacterized protein LOC106396310 isoform X3 translates to MLMIHRKERSDSTLQAFLSAWELEAAMDFVRHESSILHHVHKVGGIPLFMGLSLLLMPISTVLLYEPMLYAKYGVQGSALNNVTATTPAVVCFLIDP, encoded by the exons ATGCTGATGATTCATAGAAAAGAACGATCAGATTCGACGCTACAAGCTTTTCTCTCAG CTTGGGAGTTGGAAGCTGCTATGGACTTTGTACGTCATGAGAGCTCCATTCTTCATCATGTACACAAGGTGGGTGG AATTCCGTTATTCATGGGTTTATCCCTGCTGCTCATGCCAATCAGTACGGTGCTTCTCTACGAACCG atgTTGTATGCCAAATACGGTGTCCAAGGTTCCGCTCTTAACAACGTCACTGCAACTACTCCAGCTGTGGTCTGTTTTCTCATTGACCC GTAA
- the LOC106396310 gene encoding uncharacterized protein LOC106396310 isoform X2, whose amino-acid sequence MLMIHRKERSDSTLQAFLSAWELEAAMDFVRHESSILHHVHKNSVIHGFIPAAHANQYGASLRTGTIFKVDRFEVGQCTNIYKITDYPFVIRYIPTTTVDEVLTAAPVINLHKFMLRKFDHLQAFANTNLELPALMLYAKYGVQGSALNNVTATTPAVVCFLIDP is encoded by the exons ATGCTGATGATTCATAGAAAAGAACGATCAGATTCGACGCTACAAGCTTTTCTCTCAG CTTGGGAGTTGGAAGCTGCTATGGACTTTGTACGTCATGAGAGCTCCATTCTTCATCATGTACACAAG AATTCCGTTATTCATGGGTTTATCCCTGCTGCTCATGCCAATCAGTACGGTGCTTCTCTACGAACCGGTACGATCTTCAAAGTTGATCGGTTTGAAGTCGGGCAATGCACCAATATATACAAGATTACGGATTATCCTTTTGTTATTCGTTACATCCCCACAACCACTGTTGATGAAGTCCTCACCGCTGCCCCTGTCATTAACCTTCATAAGTTCATGCTGAGAAAGTTCGACCACCTCCAAGCTTTCGCAAACACTAACTTAGAACTTCCGGCATTG atgTTGTATGCCAAATACGGTGTCCAAGGTTCCGCTCTTAACAACGTCACTGCAACTACTCCAGCTGTGGTCTGTTTTCTCATTGACCC GTAA